The genomic DNA ATTAATGTCATCAATAACTTGCGGTGATACAATTCCTACTCCAATTGCAATTGCTTGTACTTTTATTTCATCATAAAAACGCTCACGTTTCGCTTCACTCAGCTTTTTTGAGTCATTTAACCCTGGAATATAAAAATCCTCTGGAAGGACGACAGCTGCCGTCACAACAGGCCCAGCCAACGGGCCACGCCCTACTTCATCAATACCCGCGATATATGTGACCCCTTTTTCACGCAAAGCATTTTCATACTTGGACATTTCAAAAAAATTCTCTTTTTCTTTCTGTTCTAACTCTTTTTGTTTATACCACTTCAAAACGAGCTTTTGAACGCCTTTTCGCTCATCTTTCATTAACAGTTGAAAGCGATCATCTTCTTCATTCATAATTTCTTTCAATACATTTTCCGCTTCTTTTATCGTCATTTTTTGCATTTATACAAACTCCTTTTTAAACGTATCCAAAAAGAAAAGACGCACAAACGCACGTCTTATACTTCTTCTATTTTTTCCACATCTTCTACTTGCTCTGCAAACTCTTCCGGTGTTTCAAACGTCATTTTTCCAAGTTTGCCACCACGAAGCTCACGAAGTACAAGCTCAGATGTCTTATCATAATCAATCATTCCGCCGCCCATTAAGCAGCCTCTATTTTTTCCAATTGCATCGAATAATTCCACAATATCTTCTGGAATCTCATTTAAATTATAGCGTTCTTTCAAGCGTTCTGGATAATGTTTCTCCATAAAACGTAATGCGTAAACAGCTACATCTTGTAAATTTAAAATTGAATCTTTAATTGCACCCGTCGTCGCTAAGCGAAGACCCACTAATTGATCTTCAAATTTAGGCCACAGAATACCTGGCGTATCTAACAATTCCATTTCCTTCCCAACTTTAATCCATTGTTGAGCTGTTGTCACACCTGGACGATCTCCTGTTTTAGCAATATTTTTCTTTGCCAATTTATTAATTAATGTAGATTTACCAACATTTGGTATACCTACAATTAATGCACGAATCGCTCTCGGTCTAATACCTTTTGCAACCATTTTATCAAATTTTTCTTTAACAAGCACTTTACAAGCTGCTGCAATTTCTTTCATACCTTGTCCAGCTTGCGCGTTAATCGAAATTGCCATATGACCTTTTTCTTTAAAATATGCGATCCATTGTTTTGTTAAACGGTCATCTGCCATATCCGCTTTATTTAAAACAACAAGCCTTGGCTTATGTGTAATGATTTCATCAATCATTGGGTTTCGAGATGATAATGGTAATCGAGCATCTACAAGTTCAATTACAACATCAATTAATTTTAATTTCTCCGTTACTTGGCGTCTAGCCTTCGCCATATGCCCTGGAAACCATTGAATTACCATGTTGCCACCTTCTTTTTCATTTATTTCACAATACGTGCGTCTTCTAACGGCCAATATAACATATTAGCTTTACCAATTACTTGATCCATTGAAATCGTACCGATTGAACGGCTATCTTTACTAAAACGACGATTATCACCTAAAACAAATAATTGATCTTTTGGAACGGTTTTCTTGCCTGTCATTTCTTCAAGATTAAAATCATATGTAAGCGGTCCGTCAGCAATTTGCTTTTTCTGCTTGTCTAAATACGGCTCCTCATAAGCCTTTCCGTTAACATACAGCTTATCATTACGATACTCTATTTCATCGCCCGGTAGGCCTATAATGCGCTTAATGTAATCTTTATCTTCTGTTGCTCGAAATACGATAATATCAAATCGTTTCGGATCTCCAATGTGATAACCAATTTTATTTACAATCATTCGATCACGATCATGTAAAGTAGGTGCCATCGATACCCCGTCTACGAGAATTGGCGCAAAGAAAAACTGTCTAATAACACCAGCTAATACAACAGCAATCAAAATTGCTTTAATCCATTCCCAAAGTGAACTCTTCTCTTTTTTCATGCATTTCCCCTCCACGGTTATGTAAGCTGTTCGTATTATACCAAAATTTCATATAGATTGGAAAAAGGGAGCTTGTGCATTTACAAGCTCCCATACATGTCTTATCGAATTTCTTTAATACGTGCTTTTTTACCGCGAAGGTTACGTAAGTAGTATAACTTAGCACGACGTACTTTACCACGGCGAAGTACTTCGATTTTCGCGATTCTTGGCGTGTGAACTGGGAATGTACGCTCAACACCTACACCGTAAGAAATCTTACGAACTGTGAATGTTTCACTAATTCCGCCACCACGACGTTTAATTACAACACCTTCGAAAAGCTGAATTCTTTCACGAGTTCCCTCAACAACTTTTACGTGTACACGTAAAGTGTCACCAGGACGGAATGAAGGAAGGTCAGTTTTTAATTGGCCTTTTGTAATTTCTGCGATTAATTGTTGCATATTAAATTCTCTCCTTTAAACAGATGCTCTTATAAAGTCTTAATAAATTACAGCGGAACATCGTTAATACGGCTACTGATTTCAGTAGCACAAATGTTATAATAGCATATTACTAGGCCTGTTGCAATAGCAAATATATGAAGTTATTACTGCTCTCGCTTTATTTCCTCAAGCCATTTCTTCTCTTGTTTAGATAGATCTCTATCATCTAACAAATCAGGTCTACGCGTATACGTACGGCGCAAAGATTCCTTATGTCGCCATTCGTCAATATTTTTATGATTCCCTGACATTAATACATCCGGTACCTTCATACCACGAAAATCAGCCGGACGTGTATAATGAGGATGCTCTAATAAACCTGTACTAAACGAATCCTCTACTTGTGAAGCATGATTTCCTAGCACGCCTGGCAAGAGACGTACAACACTATCAGTAATAACCATAGAAGCTAATTCTCCGCCCGTTAATACATAGTCACCAATAGAAATCTCATCCGTTACGAGATGCTCACGAATTCGTTCGTCATACCCTTCATAATGCCCACATACAAAGATCAAATGTTCTTCCCCTGCAAGCTCTTCCGCTTTCTTCTGCGTAAATCTTTCGCCCTGCGGACACATTAAGACAACTCTCGGCTTACGCTCTGTCTCTTTCGTCAAATCTTCTACAGCGTCAAAAATAGGCTGAGGAGTAAGCACCATACCAGCTCCTCCGCCGTAAGGATAATCGTCTACGCTATTATGCTTACTTGTTGTATAATCACGAAAGTTAACAACACGAAGGTTTACCGCTTCCTTTTCTTGTGCCTTCTTTAATATAGAAGATCCAAATACACCGGTAAACATGTCTGGGAACAACGTTAAAATATCAATTTTCATTATAGCAATCCTTCCATTACATGAATGGTTACTAATTTATTTTCAATATTAACTTGAAGTACAACGTCATCAATATAAGGAATTAAGAGATCTTGACCCTTCGGACGTTTAATCACCCAAACATCATTTGCACCAGGAGAGAGAATCTCTTTGATTGTCCCTAGCGCTTCTCCTTCTTCCGTTACAACGCTGCAACCAATAATTTCGTGATAGTAGTATTCACCTTCAGCAAGTTCACCTAACTGCTCTTCCGGTACTTTTATTAAAGAACCTTTAAACTTCTCTACTTCATCTACATTGTTATATCCTTCAAATGTTAATAAATCGAATGTCTTATGTTGGCGATGAGAAGTTACCTTCACTGGAAGATAGTCTGTGTCTTTCTCATTCGATATGTATAGCGTGTTTCCTACTTTATATCGCTCTTCTGGAAAATCAGTACGAGAAATCACACGGATTTCTCCTCTTACTCCATGAGTATTTACAATTTTCCCTACGTTAAACCACTTTGTCATAAATAGTATGTCACCCCTGGTTTCTATATAAATTAAGCATCTCCATTTCATAGATGGAACATGCAATCTCTATTTAAATGTTAAAAAAGGGAGAGGAATAACTCCTCGCCCTTTTTACGTTTATTGAATTTCCAGTGTTACTTTTTCATCATTATGATGTCCCACTGAATACAAGAGCATTCGAATCGCTTTCGCAACTCTCCCTTGCTTTCCAATGACTTTTCCAACATCCTCAGGATGTACAGTTAATCGATACTTTATCTCTCCGTTGCAAAGTTCCTGTGTAACTTTTACATCTTCAGGATGATCGACAAGAGGCTTGACAATCGTCTCGACTAACTTCTTCATAGTCATTGCCTCAATTACTTACCTTGTTTAGATAAGTGGAATTTCTCCATGATACCTTGGTTAGAGAATAAGTTACGAACTGTATCAGATGGTTTAGCACCATTTCCTAACCATTTTAATGCTGCTTCTTCGTCGATCTTAACTTCAGCTGGTTGAGCAACTGGATTGTAAGTTCCGATTTCCTCAATGAAACGTCCGTCACGAGGAGAACGAGAATCTGCAACAACTACACGATAGAAAGGAGTTTTTTTAGCTCCCATACGTTTTAAACGAATTTTAACTGCCATTTATAAAGCACCTCCGAATTTATTTCACACAGATAATTATATTAGCAAAAAGACTATTGCTTTGTAAAGTATTTTTTCTTAACAGAGCCATCTTTTTTTCCTTACATGAATGGAAACTTCAATCCACCTAGTCCTTTTTTCTTGCCTTTTTGCATTCCCGTCATCGTCTTCATCATTTTTTTCATGTCATCGAATTGCTTAATTAGACGATTGATTTCTTGTACAGTTGTACCGCTACCTTTGGCAATGCGCTTTTTGCGACTAGCATTGATTATTTCCGGTTGTTCTCGTTCTAATTTAGTCATAGAACGAATAATTGCCTCAATATGCCCAATTTGTTTTTCATCAACTTGCGCATTTTTCAGCCCTTTAATTTTATTTGCACCAGGAAGCATTCCTAACAATTCATCAAGCGGTCCAAGTTGACGCACTTGTCCAAGTTGTTCTAGGAAATCGTCAAGCGTAAACGAAAGCGTACGCATTTTTTGCTCAAGTTCTTTTGCTTTCTCTTCATCAACTGTAGCTTGCGCTTTTTCAATCAATGTTAAGACATCGCCCATCCCTAAAATACGGGATGCCATACGCTCTGGATGGAACGCTTCAATTGCATCTAGTTTTTCACCCATACCAGCAAATTTAATCGGTGTGTTTGTTACAGCCTTAATAGATAATGCAGCACCACCGCGGGTATCACCATCTAATTTCGTTAATACAACACCTGTTAAACCTAACTGTTCATGGAAACTTTGTGCAACATTTACCGCGTCTTGTCCCGTCATCGCATCGACAACAAGGAAAATTTCATCCGGCTTCGCAACTTCTTTAACTTTCGCTAATTCATCCATTAGTTCTTCATCAATATGCAGGCGACCCGCTGTATCGATTAAAACATAATCATGATGATCTTCTTTTGCTTTTGCAATCGCTTGTTTCGCAATTTCAACAGGACTTACTTGATCTCCTAAAGAAAATACAGGCATGTCCAATTGCTTCCCTAATGTTTCAAGCTGTTTAATCGCTGCTGGACGGTAAATATCCGCTGCAACAAGCATCGGTTTACGATTATGCTTTTTACGAAGCAAATTCGCAAGCTTACCTGTCGTCGTTGTTTTACCCGCACCTTGCAGACCAACCATCATAATAACAGTCGGTGGCTTATTAGCAACAGCAATTTTGCTTTGCTCTCCGCCCATAAGTTCTGTAAGTTCTTCCTGTACAACTTTAATTACTTGTTGTCCAGGTGTCAAACTTTTCATTACATCTTGTCCGACAGCACGTTCAGACACACGCTTCACAAAATCTTTTACTACTTTAAAGTTAACATCTGCTTCTAAAAGAGCTAGACGAACTTCTCTCATCATTTCTTTCACATCGGCTTCAGAAACTTTTCCTTTGCCGCGGATTTTTTGCATTGTCTGTTGAAGTCGGTCGGCTAATCCTTCAAATGCCATATTGCCGCCCTCCTAATCTAATTTTTCGATAGCTTCAACAACTTGTTTCATTTCTTCATTCACATGCTCTTCTTCGCTGATTAGCTGTTTTAGCTTTGCAACAAGTCGCTGTCGCTCTTGAAACTTTTGAAGTAATACTAATTTTTCTTCATATTCTTCAAGCATCGCTTCAGTCCGTTTAATGTTATCATACACGGCTTGGCGACTTACATCAAATTCTTCCGCAATTTCACCAAGAGATAAATCATCTAGATAATAAAGCGACATATAACTTCTTTGTTTTTGCGTTAACAACGATTGATAAAAATCAAATAAATAGTTCATTCTCGTTGTTTTTTCGAGCATGTTGGATCATCCTTTGTTAAGTGATTTCCCTTTACATAAGTTAGTTTACATGGAGTCCAAAAGAGTGTCAAGTTTTTTTCTTAACATCATATATTTTTATAGAAAAAGAAGCGGAAATACCGCTTCTTTCGCTTACGCTTCTTCTGTTTCTACTAAGTTCGCAAATAAACCATACACATATTGTTCTGGATCAAACTGCTGCAAGTCATCCATTTGCTCTCCTAATCCAACAAACTTCACCGGTACATCAATTTCGTTACGAATCGCTAATACAATACCACCTTTAGCAGTTCCATCTAACTTCGTTAAAACAATACCTGTTACATTCGTTGCTTCACGGAATGTTTTCGCTTGGCTTAAACCGTTTTGTCCTGTTGTTGCATCAATAACAAGCAATACTTCATGAGGAGCACCTGGTACTTCACGCTCAATTACACGCTTCACCTTCTCTAACTCTTTCATTAAGTTTACTTTATTTTGCAAGCGTCCTGCTGTGTCACATAGTAATACATCTACCTTACGTGCTTTTGCAGCTTGTACAGCGTCATACATAACCGCCGCTGGATCAGATCCAGATCCTTGTTTAATCACTTCTACACCAACGCGATCGCCCCATACTTCTAATTGTTCAATCGCCCCAGCACGGAATGTGTCTCCTGCCGCCAATAAGACTGACTTACCTTCTGATTTAAACTTATGCGCCAGTTTACCAATTGTCGTCGTTTTTCCTACACCGTTAACACCAACAAATAAAACAACCGTTAATTGGTCTTCTTGCATATTAATTTCGTTACTAAAATCGCTGTCACCTTTGTAAATTCCTACTAGTTTTTCTGAAATAACAGCTTGTACTTCTTTTGGATCTTGAATGTTACGACGTTGTACTTCTTCTTTCAATTGATCAATTAATTCCATTACCGTTGCGACGCCAACGTCTGCACCGATTAAGATTTCTTCTAACTCTTCGAAGAAATCTTCGTCCACTTTACGGTAACGATACACTAAATCATTCACTTTATCCGCAAATGAATTTCTAGTTTTTTCTAATCCGTGTTTAAATTTCTCTGTAACTGTATCCGTTTGTTTTGAAATTTTTTCTTTTAGTTTTTTAAAAAAACTCATACTTTCCCATCCTTCCTATTCACTTGCAATAAGTTCTTCTCCGGCATCTAAACGAACCGAAACAAGTTTAGATACCCCTGATTCTTGCATTGTTACACCGTACAACACATCAGACTCTTCCATTGTACCTTTTCTATGTGTAATTACAATAAACTGCGTCTCATCACTAAATTTCTTTAAATACTGTGCAAAACGAGCTACATTCGCTTCATCAAGGGCGGCCTCTACCTCATCTAGTACACAGAACGGTACTGGGCGCACTTTTAAAATACCAAATAAAAGCGCAATTGCCGTTAAAGCACGCTCTCCACCTGAAAGTAAACCTAAGTTCTGCAATTTCTTCCCTGGCGGTTGTGCTACAATATCAATACCCGTATTTAGTAAATCCTCTGGATTAGTCATTACTAAATCCGCTCTTCCGCCTCCAAATAACTCAGAGAATACCGATTGAAACTCCATTCTAATGCCTTCAAACGTAGTAAAAAAGCGTTTTTTCATTTCTTCATCCATTTCGGTAATAAGCTGGTGCAATGTCGTTTTCGCTTCTTCTAGGTCGTCTCTCTGCTCTAGTAAAAATGTATGACGCTCCGCTACGCGTTCATATTCATCAATTGCCCCTAGGTTCACTGTACCTAACTCTTCTATGGATAATTTGATTAATTTTACTTTCTTACGCGCATCTTCTGCAGGCATTGTCATTGTATATTTTAGTTTTGCCGCTTCAAATGAAATCGTATATGTTTCACGTAAATGTTGTAATCTATTTTCCAACTCTACATCAAGTCGGTTTATTTTCACTTCTTGATCTTTCAACATTTCAATAATATATTTATGTTTACCTGTCGTTTCTTTCAAATTACGCTCTAAATGTTCTACTCTCTCTTGCAACGAGACACGTTGTTCGCGACGAGAGCGAATTAATTCTGAAGTTTGATTACGATCATACGCTTTCTTCTCAATCATATTCGTAATTTGCTCTTCACCACTTGAATTAGATGTCATTTCTTGTTTTAAGAAAGCTAAATCCTCTTTCGTTTTTACAAGTGTCGCATCCGTTTCTTCTTTTTCCTTCGTAAATCGTTCAACTTTTTCTTTTTGATTAGATAAGCGTTGTTGCTTTTCAGCTACCAGCACTTTTAACTCAGTCATTTCTTTTTGAACTTTTTCTTTTGAAGAATGTTGCTCACTTTTTTGTTTTGTTAAAGCTGCAATTTTACTATCTAACTCTGTGATATCAGCTTGAAGATTCGTTAAAATCCCTTCTAACGCCTCTTTACGCCCTTGTGTTTTTACTCGATCTTGTAAAAAACCTTCAATCTCTAAATCATAAATAGACAAGCGGTCATTAATACGATGTTCTTCTAATTCTAAACGATTAATCTCTTCTCTTAATTTCTGCTCATCTACACGCTCTGCTTCTACAGTTTGCCTTAGTTCGCGTATTTTCACTTCTTTTTCTTGAATCTCTTGTTTTACTGCTTTAACAAAGTTTTCTAACTTCGTTGTTTTTTCTTCCATATCAGTTAACTTGCGAGTCCACTCTTCCAGTTCACGTTGGCGTCCTAATAAAGAAGATTTCGCTTGTTTTACCGCTCCACCAGTCATAGAACCGCCAGGATTCACTACGTCCCCTTCGATTGTTACAATGCGATAACGGTATTGCAGTTGTTTCGCCAACTCATTTGCTCCGCGTAAATCTTTCGCAACAATAACAGTACCTAATAAATTTGAAACTACATTTTCATATTTATTATTGTACTGCACAAGTTCTGCCGCCACACCTACAAACGATGGGTGTTGATTTACAATGCGTAATTGCTCAAATGATAACGACCTACTTTTAATAACAGCTTGCGGTAAAAACGTTGCACGCCCATGTTTATTTTGCTTTAAAAATGCAATTGCATTACGAGCATGTTCCTCTGTTTGTACAACAATGTGCTGCATCGCTGCACCTAGAGCGATTTCCATTGCAACTTCGTATTCTTTAGGTACCGTTAACAGTTCCGCAACAGCACCCTCGATACCTTGCAACCTATTTTCTCTAGCTTTCAATACTTCACGTACACCTTGATAGAAGCCAGAATAATCTTCTTGCATCTCTTCAAGCATTTCTTTTCGAGAACGTGCCTGTTGCACAAATTGATATGCTTGATACAGTTTTGTTTCATTTTCACTATACTGCGTCTTACATTTCCCGAGCGCCGCCTCTGTCTTCTGTATGTTTGAGAGGATGCCAGCTACTTTTTCTTTCACTTGTTCGTAATTTTCTACAAGTTTCGTCTTTTTCGCTGTAATTTCCATACGCATTTCTACATATTTCGCATTCTCTTCATCCAGCCGCTCGTTTTTAGACGTTTGCTGTTTAGATTGTTCTTCAATCATAGATAATTCATTGCGATGACTAGCTTGTTGATTTAAAAGTTCAATATAGTCACCTTTTAAATTCTCAATCTGTTCCTCTAAATTGTCAGCAAAAGTAGCAAGCAGTTGCTCATTATCATGCAATTTTTGCTCTAACTCTTTTACTTCATTCACAAATTGCATTAAAGCTTCTGTACTTGACGCAATTTCACCATCGTAACTTTTAGCTTTCTCTGTTAATTCAACAATTAACTGCTCAAGTTGCGCACAATGCGTCGTAGCATTTTGCTTTCTCTCTTTTAACAACTCGCGCTGTCCTTCTAGTTTTTCTAGCTCTTTACTAGAAAGAAGAAGTACTTCTTGCAACGAATCTACAGACTCATCTACCGCTTGTAATTGTCCTCGTAATTCCTCAAGCTCTTCTTCACTTTTTTGTAAATCCGTTGACATTTTAGCTTCTTCGTCTTTATTATGCCCAAACTGATTTCGAAGCGCTTCCCATTTCTCATGCAATTCTTCAATTTCATGTACAATAAGCGCAGCTTCTACTTTCTCTAATTCTTCTTTATTCTCAAGATAATCTTTCGCAATAGAAGCTTGTCTTTCTAAAGGTTCTACTTGACTACTTAATTCATGAATTATATCTTGTACACGATTTAAGTTTTCTTGTGTTTCTGCTAACTTCCCTTCAGCTTTCTTTTTGCGAAGTTTGTATTTCAGTACGCCTGCCGCTTCTTCAAATACACCTCGACGCTCTTCTGACTTACTACTTAAAATCTCTTCCACTTTCCCCTGGCTAATAATTGAAAAAGCTTCTCTTCCCATACCAGAGTCCATAAATAAATCGATAATATCTTTCAATCTACATGATTGTTTATTAATATAAAAATCACTATCACCTGAACGAGATACACGACGTGTTACACACACCTCATTGTATTCAATTGGTAAACGTTGATCTTCATTATTTAAAGTTATTGTTACTTCAGCAACATTAACCG from Bacillus cereus G9842 includes the following:
- the ffh gene encoding signal recognition particle protein, translating into MAFEGLADRLQQTMQKIRGKGKVSEADVKEMMREVRLALLEADVNFKVVKDFVKRVSERAVGQDVMKSLTPGQQVIKVVQEELTELMGGEQSKIAVANKPPTVIMMVGLQGAGKTTTTGKLANLLRKKHNRKPMLVAADIYRPAAIKQLETLGKQLDMPVFSLGDQVSPVEIAKQAIAKAKEDHHDYVLIDTAGRLHIDEELMDELAKVKEVAKPDEIFLVVDAMTGQDAVNVAQSFHEQLGLTGVVLTKLDGDTRGGAALSIKAVTNTPIKFAGMGEKLDAIEAFHPERMASRILGMGDVLTLIEKAQATVDEEKAKELEQKMRTLSFTLDDFLEQLGQVRQLGPLDELLGMLPGANKIKGLKNAQVDEKQIGHIEAIIRSMTKLEREQPEIINASRKKRIAKGSGTTVQEINRLIKQFDDMKKMMKTMTGMQKGKKKGLGGLKFPFM
- the ftsY gene encoding signal recognition particle-docking protein FtsY, giving the protein MSFFKKLKEKISKQTDTVTEKFKHGLEKTRNSFADKVNDLVYRYRKVDEDFFEELEEILIGADVGVATVMELIDQLKEEVQRRNIQDPKEVQAVISEKLVGIYKGDSDFSNEINMQEDQLTVVLFVGVNGVGKTTTIGKLAHKFKSEGKSVLLAAGDTFRAGAIEQLEVWGDRVGVEVIKQGSGSDPAAVMYDAVQAAKARKVDVLLCDTAGRLQNKVNLMKELEKVKRVIEREVPGAPHEVLLVIDATTGQNGLSQAKTFREATNVTGIVLTKLDGTAKGGIVLAIRNEIDVPVKFVGLGEQMDDLQQFDPEQYVYGLFANLVETEEA
- a CDS encoding putative DNA-binding protein, coding for MLEKTTRMNYLFDFYQSLLTQKQRSYMSLYYLDDLSLGEIAEEFDVSRQAVYDNIKRTEAMLEEYEEKLVLLQKFQERQRLVAKLKQLISEEEHVNEEMKQVVEAIEKLD
- a CDS encoding KH domain-containing protein, translating into MKKLVETIVKPLVDHPEDVKVTQELCNGEIKYRLTVHPEDVGKVIGKQGRVAKAIRMLLYSVGHHNDEKVTLEIQ
- the rimM gene encoding ribosome maturation factor RimM (Essential for efficient processing of 16S rRNA); this translates as MTKWFNVGKIVNTHGVRGEIRVISRTDFPEERYKVGNTLYISNEKDTDYLPVKVTSHRQHKTFDLLTFEGYNNVDEVEKFKGSLIKVPEEQLGELAEGEYYYHEIIGCSVVTEEGEALGTIKEILSPGANDVWVIKRPKGQDLLIPYIDDVVLQVNIENKLVTIHVMEGLL
- the trmD gene encoding tRNA (guanosine(37)-N1)-methyltransferase TrmD: MKIDILTLFPDMFTGVFGSSILKKAQEKEAVNLRVVNFRDYTTSKHNSVDDYPYGGGAGMVLTPQPIFDAVEDLTKETERKPRVVLMCPQGERFTQKKAEELAGEEHLIFVCGHYEGYDERIREHLVTDEISIGDYVLTGGELASMVITDSVVRLLPGVLGNHASQVEDSFSTGLLEHPHYTRPADFRGMKVPDVLMSGNHKNIDEWRHKESLRRTYTRRPDLLDDRDLSKQEKKWLEEIKREQ
- the smc gene encoding chromosome segregation protein SMC, translating into MFLKRLEIAGFKSFAERVSVDFVPGVTSVVGPNGSGKSNITDAIRWVLGEQSAKSLRGAKMEDIIFAGSDTRRAVNVAEVTITLNNEDQRLPIEYNEVCVTRRVSRSGDSDFYINKQSCRLKDIIDLFMDSGMGREAFSIISQGKVEEILSSKSEERRGVFEEAAGVLKYKLRKKKAEGKLAETQENLNRVQDIIHELSSQVEPLERQASIAKDYLENKEELEKVEAALIVHEIEELHEKWEALRNQFGHNKDEEAKMSTDLQKSEEELEELRGQLQAVDESVDSLQEVLLLSSKELEKLEGQRELLKERKQNATTHCAQLEQLIVELTEKAKSYDGEIASSTEALMQFVNEVKELEQKLHDNEQLLATFADNLEEQIENLKGDYIELLNQQASHRNELSMIEEQSKQQTSKNERLDEENAKYVEMRMEITAKKTKLVENYEQVKEKVAGILSNIQKTEAALGKCKTQYSENETKLYQAYQFVQQARSRKEMLEEMQEDYSGFYQGVREVLKARENRLQGIEGAVAELLTVPKEYEVAMEIALGAAMQHIVVQTEEHARNAIAFLKQNKHGRATFLPQAVIKSRSLSFEQLRIVNQHPSFVGVAAELVQYNNKYENVVSNLLGTVIVAKDLRGANELAKQLQYRYRIVTIEGDVVNPGGSMTGGAVKQAKSSLLGRQRELEEWTRKLTDMEEKTTKLENFVKAVKQEIQEKEVKIRELRQTVEAERVDEQKLREEINRLELEEHRINDRLSIYDLEIEGFLQDRVKTQGRKEALEGILTNLQADITELDSKIAALTKQKSEQHSSKEKVQKEMTELKVLVAEKQQRLSNQKEKVERFTKEKEETDATLVKTKEDLAFLKQEMTSNSSGEEQITNMIEKKAYDRNQTSELIRSRREQRVSLQERVEHLERNLKETTGKHKYIIEMLKDQEVKINRLDVELENRLQHLRETYTISFEAAKLKYTMTMPAEDARKKVKLIKLSIEELGTVNLGAIDEYERVAERHTFLLEQRDDLEEAKTTLHQLITEMDEEMKKRFFTTFEGIRMEFQSVFSELFGGGRADLVMTNPEDLLNTGIDIVAQPPGKKLQNLGLLSGGERALTAIALLFGILKVRPVPFCVLDEVEAALDEANVARFAQYLKKFSDETQFIVITHRKGTMEESDVLYGVTMQESGVSKLVSVRLDAGEELIASE
- a CDS encoding ribonuclease HII gives rise to the protein MQKMTIKEAENVLKEIMNEEDDRFQLLMKDERKGVQKLVLKWYKQKELEQKEKENFFEMSKYENALREKGVTYIAGIDEVGRGPLAGPVVTAAVVLPEDFYIPGLNDSKKLSEAKRERFYDEIKVQAIAIGVGIVSPQVIDDINIYQATKQAMLDAVANLSCTPQHLLIDAMKLPTPIPQTSIIKGDAKSISISAASIIAKVTRDRMMKELGEKYPEYGFEQHMGYGTKQHLEAIEVHGVLDEHRKSFAPIKDMIQK
- the rpsP gene encoding 30S ribosomal protein S16, with product MAVKIRLKRMGAKKTPFYRVVVADSRSPRDGRFIEEIGTYNPVAQPAEVKIDEEAALKWLGNGAKPSDTVRNLFSNQGIMEKFHLSKQGK
- the rplS gene encoding 50S ribosomal protein L19, translating into MQQLIAEITKGQLKTDLPSFRPGDTLRVHVKVVEGTRERIQLFEGVVIKRRGGGISETFTVRKISYGVGVERTFPVHTPRIAKIEVLRRGKVRRAKLYYLRNLRGKKARIKEIR
- the ylqF gene encoding ribosome biogenesis GTPase YlqF; protein product: MVIQWFPGHMAKARRQVTEKLKLIDVVIELVDARLPLSSRNPMIDEIITHKPRLVVLNKADMADDRLTKQWIAYFKEKGHMAISINAQAGQGMKEIAAACKVLVKEKFDKMVAKGIRPRAIRALIVGIPNVGKSTLINKLAKKNIAKTGDRPGVTTAQQWIKVGKEMELLDTPGILWPKFEDQLVGLRLATTGAIKDSILNLQDVAVYALRFMEKHYPERLKERYNLNEIPEDIVELFDAIGKNRGCLMGGGMIDYDKTSELVLRELRGGKLGKMTFETPEEFAEQVEDVEKIEEV
- the lepB gene encoding signal peptidase I is translated as MKKEKSSLWEWIKAILIAVVLAGVIRQFFFAPILVDGVSMAPTLHDRDRMIVNKIGYHIGDPKRFDIIVFRATEDKDYIKRIIGLPGDEIEYRNDKLYVNGKAYEEPYLDKQKKQIADGPLTYDFNLEEMTGKKTVPKDQLFVLGDNRRFSKDSRSIGTISMDQVIGKANMLYWPLEDARIVK